The nucleotide window TATTGAAAAACGGGAAAGAAGCGGACAATAAGGCTCAGGCAGGCAGGTTCATTTTTCGGCCATAGCCAGCCAGGATCGTTTCCAGGCCTGGACGCGGCGGCAGGCCCGCTCAATGCGCGCGGCGCTGACGCGCTTGGCGGCGATCAGCCCCAGGATCGTCTCCTGGGTGCGGCTGGCGATGTCCGGGTCATAGACCATGTTGTTGGCCATGAGAACGACATCGATGCCGGCGTTCAAGGCCAGTTCCAGGACCTTTTCACGACTGTATTCGGCGCTGATGGCCTTCATCTCCATGTCGTCGGAGATGACGATGCCGGTATAATGCATCTCCCGGCGCAGCAGCTGGTAGATGGTTTTCTTGGAAAGGGTGGCCGGAAATTCGCTGTCCAGCTGGCTGTTGAAAATATGGGCGGTCATGATCGCCTCGGCCTGGCCGCCGGCGATCAGTTCCCGGTAGGGCAGCAACTCGCTTTCATGCCAGGTGTCGCTAACGTCGGTGAACCCCAGGTGGGAATCCTGGCGCGAGCTGCCGTGGCCGGGGAAATGCTTGAGGCAGCAGGCTACGCGGTGCCGGCGGTGGCCTTCGATCACGGCCAGCGCGTGGCGGACCACCAGATCGGCATCGGCGCCGAAGCTGCGCTCGTATTTGCCGATGATCGGGTTTTGCGGGTTGACGTTCAAATCGACCAGCGGCGCGAAGTTGAGGTTGATGCCGCAGGCGGCCATGGCAACGGCGGTGCGCTCGGAGCATTCCAGAGTCAGCTCCGTATTATCCATCCGGCCCAGGGCTTGCGCCGATACCGTGGCCGGGAAGCCTGCTTTCTCTTTCAGTCGGGCCACATGTCCGCCCTCCTGGTCAATGGCGATCAATAGGGGAGTGTCTGCCCGTGATTGCAGGGATTCGACCAGGGTCTTGAGCTGTTGCGGCGAGCGGATATTGCGATCGGCCGTTTCCAGGGCCAAGTCGCGATCGAACAGGACCACGCCGCCGATGCGGCCGGCGCGGATGTCGCGGGCGATGGGCGAGTGCTCGTCAGCTTCAAGGCCGCGGAAACCGATCAGCAGCATCTGGCCGATTTTTTCGCGTAAGGTTGCCGGTTGGCTGCGGCTCATCGGAAATCACCTTGAGATATGCGTCAGGGCTTGAAGGCGGTATGCTTGGGACCGAACGAAAAAAGGACCAGCGAGTCGGCGGCGATTTGGTAGATCAACCGCTGCGGCCGGCCGCCAACCGTGCAACGGTAAATGTGAAAAGGCATCAGCTCGCCGTTCATTTTTTTCCCGCTGGCGGGATCGGCCAAGATCTGCAGGATGGACTTTTTTAATGACTCCTTTTCCTTCTCTCCCTGCAGCCTTTCCCTTTGTTTCCTGAACTTGGCTGTTTCAAGCAGCTGCATTAGATTTTTTCCATGTCCAGTGCCAGCACCCGGCCGGCCTGGTAATCGATTTTGGCTTCCAGGACATCTTTGATCTCCTCAATGTTCATTTCCGGATTTTCGATTGCCGCCAGTCCGATCTTCAGGGCGTAGCGCAAGGCGCTGGAAAAATCGCGCTGGTCTTTTTTGGCAAACAAGTTCAACGCCGACAACAATTCATTGTCGATGGCAAAGGTCTTTCTGGTCATATTAAATCACCTGTAATCATATATAATGTGATAATTTCATACATTTGTCAACAAAAAATTGCTAAATTGTTAAAAAAAGGCAAATTCTGGCAAAATGAAAACTCCGGCCTCTGTCGATGCGCCAATAGGAAAAACGGCTGCCGCGGAAATCTTGCCGGCAGATATTTGGTTGTTACATGCCGAATTGATCGATGATCTGCTGCTTGCTCTTGTGCAGGATGCCGAATTTGGCGCCGACCTTGGTGAAGGCGGCCAGGGCTTTGTCAAGATGGTGCTGCTCGTGGGCGGCGGAGAGCTGGGTGCGGATGCGCGCCTGCCCCTTGGCCACGACCGGGAAGAAAAAGCCCACGGCGTAGATGCCTTCCTGGTAAAGCTCCTTGGCGAAATCCTGGGACAACTTGGCATTGAAAAGCATCACCGGCACGATCGGGGTTTCGCCCTCCTTGATGATCAGCCCGGTTTCGGTCAGCCCCTTTCGCCAGAAAGCGGTGTTGCGTTCCAGCTTGTCGCGGCGCTCGGTGGTCTTGGCGATGATGTCGAGGACGGCGATGGCGCCGGAGACGACCACCGGCGGGATGGTGTTGGAGAAGAGGTAGGGCCGTGCCTTCTGGCGGCACATTTCCACCAGCTCGCGCCGGCCGGAGACGCAGCCGCCCGAAGCGCCGCCCAGGGCCTTGCCCAGGGTGGTGGTGATGATGTCGATCTTGCCGACCACGCCGCAATGCTCGTGGGTGCCGCGGCCGGTCTTGCCGATGAAGCCGCTGGCGTGCGAGTCGTCGACGAATACCAGGGCGTTGTATTTCTCGGCCAGGGCCACGATCTGGTCCAGCTTGGCCAGGTCGCCGTCCATGGAGAAGGAGCCGTCGGTGATGATCAGCTTGACGCGGGCGGCGGCGTGGAGCTGGAGCTTCTCCTCCAGGTGGCCCATGTCGGAGTGCTTGAAGGTGTCCTGCTGGGCCTTGCACAGGCGCATGCCGTCGACGATCGAGGCGTGCACCAGGCGGTCGGAGATCATCACGTCCTGCTCGTTGAGGATGGCCTCGAAGACGCCGGCGTTGGCGTCCATGCAGGAGGGGAACAGGATGGTGTCCTCGGTGCCGAGGAATTTCGTCAGCTTGCCCTCCAGCTCCTTGTGGATGTCCTGGGTGCCGCAGATAAAGCGCACCGAGGACATGCCGTAGCCGCGGGCATCCAGCCCTTTCCGAGCCGCCTCGACCACGTCGGGGTGGGACGAGAGGCCGAGATAGTTGTTGGCGCACATGTTGATCACGTGCTGCTGCTTGGAGCCGGCCGGGAACTGCACCTCGATCTCCGAGTCCTGCGGGGAGCAGATGATGCGTTCTTCCTTGAATATGCCGGCGCTGCGGATGCTTTCCAGCTCGGTCTTGTAAATGG belongs to Candidatus Aminicenantes bacterium and includes:
- a CDS encoding type II toxin-antitoxin system RelE/ParE family toxin gives rise to the protein MQLLETAKFRKQRERLQGEKEKESLKKSILQILADPASGKKMNGELMPFHIYRCTVGGRPQRLIYQIAADSLVLFSFGPKHTAFKP
- a CDS encoding glycoside hydrolase family 3 protein, yielding MSRSQPATLREKIGQMLLIGFRGLEADEHSPIARDIRAGRIGGVVLFDRDLALETADRNIRSPQQLKTLVESLQSRADTPLLIAIDQEGGHVARLKEKAGFPATVSAQALGRMDNTELTLECSERTAVAMAACGINLNFAPLVDLNVNPQNPIIGKYERSFGADADLVVRHALAVIEGHRRHRVACCLKHFPGHGSSRQDSHLGFTDVSDTWHESELLPYRELIAGGQAEAIMTAHIFNSQLDSEFPATLSKKTIYQLLRREMHYTGIVISDDMEMKAISAEYSREKVLELALNAGIDVVLMANNMVYDPDIASRTQETILGLIAAKRVSAARIERACRRVQAWKRSWLAMAEK
- the kbl gene encoding glycine C-acetyltransferase, whose translation is MAFNNDIRAIYKTELESIRSAGIFKEERIICSPQDSEIEVQFPAGSKQQHVINMCANNYLGLSSHPDVVEAARKGLDARGYGMSSVRFICGTQDIHKELEGKLTKFLGTEDTILFPSCMDANAGVFEAILNEQDVMISDRLVHASIVDGMRLCKAQQDTFKHSDMGHLEEKLQLHAAARVKLIITDGSFSMDGDLAKLDQIVALAEKYNALVFVDDSHASGFIGKTGRGTHEHCGVVGKIDIITTTLGKALGGASGGCVSGRRELVEMCRQKARPYLFSNTIPPVVVSGAIAVLDIIAKTTERRDKLERNTAFWRKGLTETGLIIKEGETPIVPVMLFNAKLSQDFAKELYQEGIYAVGFFFPVVAKGQARIRTQLSAAHEQHHLDKALAAFTKVGAKFGILHKSKQQIIDQFGM